The Victivallis sp. Marseille-Q1083 genome has a window encoding:
- a CDS encoding GNAT family N-acetyltransferase, protein MNRPSGSGVPARSVVRLDESQLTAAVNLVWNVFLEFEAPEYTPEGVANFAKFLDRESLVAKLRAGQLYLLGCFQQRQLLGVIAVRVPAHLCLLFVDKRCHRQGIASRLFQAVLQNCREDGEISRITVNSSPYAVEFYHRLGFVDQAGEQTRDGIRFTPMLLSL, encoded by the coding sequence ATGAATCGGCCTTCCGGCAGCGGCGTCCCCGCCCGGTCCGTCGTTCGATTGGATGAATCCCAACTGACCGCGGCCGTCAATCTGGTCTGGAATGTCTTTCTCGAATTCGAGGCTCCCGAATACACCCCGGAAGGGGTGGCGAATTTTGCCAAATTTCTGGATCGGGAGAGTCTGGTGGCCAAGCTGCGCGCCGGCCAGTTGTACCTGCTCGGCTGTTTCCAGCAACGGCAACTGCTCGGCGTCATTGCCGTCCGGGTCCCGGCACACCTCTGTCTATTGTTTGTCGACAAGCGCTGCCATCGGCAGGGAATTGCCTCCCGACTGTTTCAAGCGGTGTTGCAAAACTGCCGCGAAGACGGCGAAATTTCCCGGATCACCGTCAATTCCTCCCCTTATGCGGTGGAATTCTATCACCGGCTCGGCTTCGTCGATCAGGCCGGCGAACAAACCCGCGACGGCATCCGTTTTACGCCGATGCTGTTGTCGCTTTGA
- a CDS encoding helix-turn-helix domain-containing protein codes for MQREASSFVDFVAPDGLPLRVLRFEPQKDTGLHDHKFYELVIVFGGESCHNTIRERYQIGAGDVFLIRPGEIHGYEATNGLNLVNILYWQEQLNLPLYDLKNLPGYHAFFELEPEMRRQHGFRKHLQVSKRNLSFLAVACRELENCLSRNAPGCLFHGVAIFMQIIGCISGSFQSDADRAAEHELLWQHSQLLSDIERHWLEPFPLEALAKRHGMSASTLYRLFIRLFGQSPLEYLIGLRIARAQELLVRSSQSIGEVAQATGFQDSNYFSRCFRRVTGETPSCYRKRMQG; via the coding sequence TTGCAGCGTGAAGCATCCAGTTTTGTGGATTTTGTCGCACCTGATGGCTTGCCGTTGAGGGTGTTGCGGTTCGAGCCTCAGAAGGATACCGGATTGCACGACCACAAGTTTTATGAACTGGTGATCGTTTTCGGTGGAGAATCCTGTCACAATACCATCCGGGAGCGCTACCAGATCGGGGCAGGGGACGTCTTCCTGATCCGGCCCGGTGAAATTCACGGCTATGAAGCGACCAACGGTTTGAATCTGGTCAATATCCTTTATTGGCAGGAGCAATTGAATCTGCCGCTGTACGATTTGAAGAATTTGCCGGGCTATCATGCTTTTTTCGAATTGGAACCGGAAATGCGGCGCCAGCACGGCTTCCGCAAGCATTTACAGGTGAGCAAACGGAATTTGAGTTTTCTGGCTGTCGCCTGTCGGGAACTGGAAAACTGTCTGAGCCGGAATGCGCCGGGCTGCCTGTTTCACGGCGTGGCCATTTTCATGCAGATTATCGGCTGTATTTCCGGCAGTTTTCAATCCGATGCCGACCGGGCCGCCGAACATGAACTGTTGTGGCAGCACAGCCAACTGCTGAGCGATATCGAGCGGCATTGGCTGGAGCCGTTTCCTCTGGAGGCATTGGCCAAACGGCACGGCATGTCCGCTTCAACGCTGTACCGGCTGTTCATTCGGTTGTTCGGGCAGTCGCCGCTGGAATATCTGATCGGTCTGCGTATCGCCCGCGCCCAGGAGCTGCTGGTGCGAAGTTCGCAGTCAATCGGCGAGGTGGCGCAGGCGACCGGTTTTCAGGATAGCAACTATTTCAGCCGCTGTTTCCGGCGGGTGACCGGCGAAACGCCGAGCTGCTACCGGAAACGCATGCAGGGATGA
- the fucP gene encoding L-fucose:H+ symporter permease: MSREKQSLLHKDGISYVVPFILITSCFALWGFANDITNPMVKAFSKIFRMSVTDGALVQVAFYGGYFAMAFPAAMFIRKYSYKAGILLGLALYAAGALLFFPAKLTGSYYPFLLAYFILTCGLSFLETSSNPYILSMGTEETATRRLNLAQSFNPIGSLLGMFVAMQFIQARMQPLGTAERSLLSAEEFEAVKESDLSVLIQPYLLIGLVIIALFLLIRCTRMPTNHDQSHSIDFLPTLKRIFSLPRYREGVIAQFFYVGVQIMCWTFIIQYGTRLFMARGMDEKAAEVLSQQYNIAAMIIFCISRFICTFLLRYLNPGKLLLILSIAGGILTLGVIGFQDIYGLYCLVGVSGCMSLMFPTIYGIALAGLGDDAKFGAAGLIMAILGGSVLPPVQAAIIDRGTLFGMPAVNLSFLLPLLCFVMISIYGFRSFRRSDNL; encoded by the coding sequence ATGTCTCGGGAAAAACAAAGTCTCTTGCATAAAGACGGAATCAGTTATGTCGTTCCCTTCATCCTGATCACCTCCTGTTTCGCATTGTGGGGATTCGCCAACGACATCACCAATCCGATGGTCAAGGCATTTTCCAAAATTTTCCGGATGAGCGTGACCGACGGCGCCTTGGTGCAGGTCGCGTTTTACGGCGGTTATTTTGCGATGGCGTTTCCCGCCGCCATGTTCATCCGCAAATATTCTTACAAAGCCGGTATTCTGCTCGGCCTGGCGCTGTATGCCGCCGGAGCGCTGCTGTTCTTCCCGGCCAAACTGACCGGCAGCTATTATCCGTTCCTGTTGGCCTATTTCATCCTGACCTGCGGACTCTCCTTTCTGGAAACCAGCTCCAATCCCTATATTCTGTCGATGGGAACCGAAGAAACCGCCACCCGCCGCCTGAACCTGGCCCAATCCTTCAACCCGATCGGCTCGCTGCTCGGCATGTTCGTGGCAATGCAGTTCATTCAGGCGCGTATGCAGCCGCTGGGCACGGCGGAACGCAGTCTGCTCTCCGCCGAGGAGTTCGAAGCGGTCAAGGAGAGCGATTTATCGGTGCTCATTCAGCCCTATTTATTGATCGGGCTGGTCATCATCGCCTTATTCCTGCTCATCCGCTGCACCAGGATGCCGACCAACCACGATCAATCCCATTCGATCGATTTCCTGCCGACGCTAAAGCGTATTTTCAGCCTGCCGCGCTATCGGGAAGGCGTCATCGCCCAATTCTTTTATGTCGGCGTTCAGATCATGTGCTGGACTTTCATCATCCAATACGGCACCCGTTTGTTCATGGCCCGGGGAATGGATGAAAAAGCCGCCGAAGTCCTCTCGCAGCAATACAACATCGCCGCCATGATTATTTTCTGTATCAGCCGTTTCATCTGCACATTCCTGCTGCGTTATCTCAATCCCGGCAAATTGCTGTTGATTCTGTCCATTGCCGGCGGCATTCTGACGCTTGGCGTCATCGGTTTCCAGGATATTTACGGCCTGTATTGCCTGGTCGGCGTCTCCGGCTGTATGTCGCTGATGTTTCCGACCATCTATGGAATCGCCCTGGCCGGACTCGGCGACGACGCGAAATTCGGGGCTGCCGGGCTGATCATGGCGATCCTCGGCGGTTCGGTGCTGCCGCCGGTACAGGCCGCCATCATCGACCGGGGCACTCTGTTCGGAATGCCGGCAGTCAACCTCTCGTTCCTGCTGCCGTTGCTCTGCTTCGTGATGATCAGCATTTACGGCTTCCGCTCCTTCCGGCGAAGCGACAATCTGTGA
- a CDS encoding alpha/beta fold hydrolase encodes MTVRIHGRPPFLAAAIHGGPGGIGSAAGLAAGLADIGGTLEPLQSGYSIAELVEELYEQLTPRRTGPIALVGHSWGAWLAGIFAARHPQQVDRLILVGCGPLDAGYLPQLEARRQSHFDAADAVLYRRLLADLEQPDHPDRNSLLQQLGRLCEKADIYQPLAEAEPPEASFFDGEMYAKVFAEVADWRKNGKLLETFTSIACPIAVIHGLYDTHPPEGVIEPLRARRVSFSSHLLPQCGHTPWREKYGHDAFFQLLRQLLRPAAARQEAVK; translated from the coding sequence ATGACTGTCAGAATTCACGGCCGTCCCCCGTTTCTGGCGGCCGCCATTCACGGCGGTCCCGGCGGTATCGGTTCGGCTGCCGGCCTGGCGGCGGGATTGGCCGACATTGGCGGCACTCTCGAACCGTTGCAATCGGGTTATTCCATCGCCGAACTCGTCGAAGAACTATACGAACAACTGACGCCCCGCCGGACTGGCCCGATCGCCCTGGTCGGCCACTCCTGGGGCGCCTGGCTGGCCGGGATTTTCGCGGCCCGGCATCCGCAACAGGTCGACCGTCTCATTCTGGTCGGCTGCGGTCCGCTGGACGCGGGCTATCTGCCGCAGTTGGAGGCCCGGCGGCAATCGCACTTCGATGCGGCGGATGCCGTTCTCTACCGGCGGCTGCTCGCCGATCTCGAACAGCCGGACCATCCGGACCGGAATTCACTGCTGCAACAGCTCGGCAGGCTTTGCGAAAAAGCCGACATCTACCAACCTCTGGCGGAAGCGGAACCCCCGGAAGCGTCATTTTTCGACGGTGAAATGTACGCGAAGGTTTTTGCGGAGGTGGCGGATTGGCGAAAGAACGGCAAATTGCTGGAAACGTTCACCAGCATCGCTTGTCCCATCGCTGTTATTCACGGCCTTTACGACACTCACCCGCCGGAGGGCGTCATCGAGCCGCTCCGGGCCCGCCGGGTCTCTTTCTCCAGCCACCTGCTGCCGCAATGCGGCCATACGCCATGGCGGGAAAAATACGGCCATGATGCATTTTTCCAACTTTTGCGGCAATTGCTCCGGCCCGCCGCTGCGCGTCAGGAAGCAGTGAAATGA
- a CDS encoding sugar ABC transporter ATP-binding protein, whose amino-acid sequence MELASQNRVEHGCRPLLEIRALTKTYDAVTALRAVSLSLPAGCILGVIGENGAGKSTFAKCVTGLVRPTGGEILLDGRPVRGMTPAISGIPQEFDLVEHLSVAENIFLGREPGRWLLLDRRKMNEASSRQLAKLRAEVSPEALIAALSPSQKQMVAIAKAFAGNCRVLVMDEPTTILNPEETARLFAVMREFRAAGNAIVYISHKLAEVREICDRIAVFRDGELISVDAAAELEPAEMARRMVGRELTRLFPEPLNRAPGEMVLGVGNLGAAPLVEGGSFGLRRGELLGVAGLAGAGRTELAEALAGLRRIDGGGIKIAGHPVRFRSAAQAVAAGVSYLSEDRQGSGILPDFSIEENITLVSLAKYCRCGFYSRRRGAAGARNYVKRFRIKPSDVAMPLRALSGGNQQKVAVARGLDTAPSVFIFDEPTRGVDVGARREIYDFIRDLAAGGVGCLLISSDMEELLGMCRKIMVMREGKVAGFVSGERLTEAELMYLAIGVKHEVE is encoded by the coding sequence GTGGAGCTAGCAAGTCAAAACAGGGTGGAACACGGCTGCCGGCCGTTGCTGGAAATCAGGGCGCTGACCAAAACCTACGATGCGGTAACAGCGCTCCGTGCCGTTTCGCTGTCGTTGCCGGCCGGCTGTATTCTGGGCGTCATCGGCGAAAACGGCGCCGGCAAATCGACGTTCGCCAAATGCGTCACCGGCCTGGTCAGGCCGACCGGCGGTGAAATACTGCTTGACGGCCGTCCGGTCCGGGGGATGACGCCGGCGATTTCCGGTATTCCGCAGGAATTCGACCTGGTGGAGCATCTCAGCGTGGCGGAGAATATTTTTCTGGGCCGGGAGCCAGGCCGTTGGCTGCTGCTTGACCGCAGGAAGATGAACGAGGCGTCATCGCGGCAACTGGCTAAATTGCGGGCGGAGGTGTCGCCGGAAGCGTTGATTGCGGCGTTGTCGCCGTCCCAGAAGCAGATGGTGGCGATTGCCAAGGCGTTTGCCGGCAATTGCCGGGTATTGGTGATGGATGAGCCGACGACGATTTTGAATCCCGAAGAGACGGCCCGGCTGTTTGCGGTGATGCGGGAATTTCGGGCCGCCGGCAATGCGATCGTTTATATTTCCCATAAGCTGGCCGAGGTCCGGGAGATTTGTGACCGGATCGCCGTCTTCCGCGATGGTGAATTGATTTCCGTCGATGCGGCTGCCGAATTGGAACCGGCGGAGATGGCGCGGCGGATGGTGGGGCGGGAGCTGACCCGGCTGTTTCCGGAGCCGCTGAACCGGGCGCCGGGGGAGATGGTGCTGGGAGTGGGAAATCTGGGCGCGGCGCCGCTGGTGGAGGGGGGCAGTTTCGGGCTGCGGCGCGGCGAATTGCTCGGCGTCGCCGGTTTGGCCGGCGCCGGCCGGACCGAATTGGCCGAAGCGCTTGCCGGTTTGCGCCGGATTGACGGCGGCGGGATTAAAATAGCCGGACATCCGGTCAGGTTCCGGTCGGCGGCGCAGGCGGTGGCGGCCGGGGTCAGTTATCTCTCCGAGGACCGGCAGGGCAGCGGCATTCTGCCGGATTTTTCCATCGAAGAGAATATTACGCTGGTATCGCTGGCCAAATATTGCCGTTGCGGGTTCTACTCCCGGCGGCGCGGCGCGGCGGGCGCCCGGAATTATGTGAAGCGTTTCCGGATCAAACCGTCCGACGTCGCGATGCCGCTGCGGGCGCTCTCCGGCGGCAATCAACAGAAGGTCGCCGTCGCCCGCGGCCTGGATACCGCGCCGTCGGTGTTCATCTTCGACGAACCGACTCGCGGGGTCGATGTCGGGGCGCGGCGGGAAATTTACGATTTTATCCGGGATCTGGCGGCCGGCGGGGTCGGCTGTCTGTTGATTTCGTCGGATATGGAGGAACTGCTCGGCATGTGCCGGAAAATCATGGTGATGCGCGAGGGTAAAGTGGCCGGCTTCGTCAGCGGCGAACGTTTGACGGAGGCCGAATTGATGTACCTGGCGATTGGAGTGAAGCATGAGGTGGAGTAA
- a CDS encoding ABC transporter permease: MRWSNGAPVGRFLRNSGGVYVVLAVLLILCSVSNEYFRNPQNLFNITRQVSYSGIIALGMTFVIAAGGIDLAVGSLLALAGVGALLAMELAPGSPLLQLLLALVAAIGIGAAGGAVNGVLVGAARIQPFIVTLGTMSIYRSLALYFADAGLVTTDNGLYRELASATFGGVSLPALVLLVLTVLLGVVLRSTRFGRHVCAVGSNERVARYAAIPTGRVKFYTYLLAGVLAGVSAFLLGGRLSSISSSGAGLSYELDAIAAVIIGGAAMTGGKASVPGTLAGVLLLGIVSNVLDMWGVSVNLQGTVKGLVIIIAVLMQYKRKDV; this comes from the coding sequence ATGAGGTGGAGTAACGGGGCGCCGGTGGGGAGGTTTCTGCGCAATTCCGGCGGCGTTTATGTCGTTTTGGCGGTGCTGTTGATACTTTGTTCGGTGTCGAACGAGTATTTCCGCAATCCGCAGAATTTGTTCAATATCACCCGGCAGGTTTCCTACAGCGGCATCATTGCGCTGGGGATGACCTTTGTCATCGCCGCCGGCGGCATTGATCTGGCGGTCGGTTCGCTGCTGGCGCTGGCCGGCGTGGGCGCATTGCTGGCGATGGAGCTGGCGCCGGGCTCGCCGCTGCTGCAACTGCTGCTGGCGCTGGTTGCCGCAATTGGCATCGGCGCCGCCGGCGGAGCGGTCAATGGCGTGCTGGTCGGGGCGGCGCGGATTCAGCCGTTTATCGTCACGCTGGGAACGATGTCGATCTATCGTTCGCTGGCGCTCTATTTTGCCGATGCCGGGCTGGTGACGACCGACAACGGCCTCTACCGGGAATTGGCGTCGGCGACGTTCGGCGGGGTTTCGCTGCCGGCGCTGGTTTTGCTCGTCCTTACCGTCCTGCTCGGCGTCGTGCTGCGCTCGACCCGGTTCGGCCGCCATGTCTGCGCGGTCGGTTCCAACGAGCGGGTGGCGCGTTATGCGGCGATTCCGACCGGCAGAGTCAAATTCTACACGTATTTGCTGGCCGGGGTGCTGGCCGGGGTCAGCGCTTTTCTGCTCGGCGGCCGGCTGAGTTCGATCAGCAGTTCCGGCGCCGGACTTTCCTATGAATTGGACGCGATTGCCGCCGTGATCATCGGCGGTGCCGCGATGACCGGCGGCAAAGCGTCGGTTCCCGGCACGCTGGCCGGCGTGCTGTTGCTCGGCATCGTCTCCAACGTGCTGGACATGTGGGGCGTTTCGGTCAATCTGCAGGGAACGGTCAAGGGGTTGGTGATTATCATCGCAGTGTTGATGCAATATAAGAGAAAGGATGTCTGA
- a CDS encoding substrate-binding domain-containing protein, with protein sequence MKKLFAVCMAALLALSLISCGKSEAKKVRIGVSIPAADHGWTGGVVWSAEEAKKRLEAADPELEIIISTARDAAEQVSKIENLMVRNVDALVVLPQEPGPLTGVCEEAKKQGIFLVTVDRGLEKPVQDVNVAGDNAGFGRAAAQAIVAALDGKGDILVMEGIPCVVNTDRVEAFRQELAGHPDLKIMESQSAYWDTEKGLKLMENYLQKYPKIDAVWVGDDDVLLGALKALQESGRRDVRLMLGGGGSRQVIKMILDADPVVNLTVTYPPRMIEVGITAALEGVRNEGRVPAGKEQIVMPSEIVNRDNAADFYFPDSIY encoded by the coding sequence ATGAAAAAATTGTTTGCCGTGTGTATGGCCGCATTGCTAGCGTTGAGCCTGATTTCCTGCGGCAAATCCGAGGCGAAGAAAGTGCGTATCGGCGTGTCGATTCCGGCTGCCGACCACGGTTGGACCGGCGGGGTGGTCTGGAGTGCCGAAGAGGCCAAAAAACGGCTGGAAGCCGCCGATCCGGAATTGGAGATCATCATTTCCACGGCGCGCGATGCCGCCGAACAGGTCAGCAAGATTGAAAATTTGATGGTGCGCAACGTCGATGCGCTGGTGGTGCTGCCGCAGGAACCCGGTCCGCTGACCGGCGTCTGCGAAGAGGCCAAAAAACAGGGAATCTTCCTGGTGACGGTCGACCGCGGGCTGGAAAAGCCGGTGCAGGACGTCAATGTCGCCGGCGACAATGCCGGATTCGGCCGGGCCGCCGCGCAGGCGATTGTCGCAGCGCTGGACGGCAAGGGCGACATTCTGGTGATGGAAGGGATTCCGTGCGTCGTCAACACCGACCGGGTGGAGGCGTTCCGGCAGGAACTCGCCGGCCATCCTGATTTGAAAATTATGGAATCGCAGTCGGCTTACTGGGACACCGAAAAAGGGTTGAAATTGATGGAGAATTATCTGCAGAAATATCCGAAGATCGATGCCGTCTGGGTGGGGGATGACGATGTGCTGCTCGGGGCGTTGAAGGCGCTGCAGGAATCCGGTCGCCGTGATGTCAGGTTGATGCTCGGCGGCGGCGGCAGCCGTCAGGTGATCAAGATGATCCTTGATGCCGACCCGGTGGTCAATCTGACCGTCACCTATCCGCCGCGGATGATCGAAGTCGGCATTACCGCCGCGCTGGAAGGCGTCCGCAACGAAGGCAGGGTGCCGGCCGGCAAAGAGCAAATCGTCATGCCGTCGGAAATCGTCAACCGCGACAATGCGGCGGATTTTTACTTTCCGGACTCCATCTATTGA
- a CDS encoding glycosyl hydrolase encodes MESKNCQELLENFRHPASQYRGAPFWSWNGRLEEEELRRQIRQMKAAGLGGFFMHARVGLNTPYLSEKWFNCIKACIDEARKQEMKAYLYDEDRWPSGSAGGLVTADRQYSLRMLIAETFQDPARLQPTADTIAIFRARLDGDRASQVERLAELPDKLETGESLIHFYRKLQEPSPWHNNSSYLDVLNPEAVEKFIDVTYEPYFREVGEQFGKASPAIFTDEPNYGGVNVNCGDNCRSTPWTDRLPELFRQRFGFELLDHLPELFYRVEGVPYSRALYCYMEELTTLFVNSYSRQIGEWCARHHIAFTGHVLWEDTLDLQAGFVGNCMRFYEYMQLPGMDQLGEFWQIFDTVKQLASAARQFGRQWRLTETYGCTGWHFPFAGHKAIGDWQTVLGVNLRCQHLAWYTMEGEAKRDYPAAISRQSPWFRYYGFVEDYFARLNTVLSEGREIREILVIHPIESMWLLMAGDREHNPAVKALQHGFTATRNQLLANHLDFDYGDEDILARHAEVAMVDDRPVLRVGQATYRAVVLPPLLTLRSSTLKLLQQFQAAGGLITAAVPDRLPVCLDAEEDKSLPATLQPLLTPDWLAALNLVRRVAIDDPAGRPAEVVLYQLRERKDGLALMLCNTGFPHPFSGEMVDKVRARERNRGYERLTVKVLAPAAGEWLELDPVDGRTYLAEARQIPGGWELATSLAGLETRLFLLVPAGSVKAAPRPNWTVQRREPLAPAHWDYQLDEPNVAVLDFARYRIAAGEWQPETFILTIDDRIRQAMDEQPRGGAMVQPWARQPSAKPPAAIELAYRFHCDVIPHTPVYLAMEQPEAAEILINGVKLDPARSDGFWVDESLKKLPLPSGALRIGENCCTVRLAYQIDCSGLEAMFLLGDFGVRTAGTTSTLLAPPPTLATGDWVAQGLPNYSGNLAYSLDWQYRPTGERVFLKAGDIGGTALRILVNGQTVGLVGWPPYELELTDALQPGRNRLTLEVLGCRRNSHGPFYWGDLYLEWTGPTEMKACERTERLLMPSGLLTPPELLFRS; translated from the coding sequence ATGGAATCCAAGAACTGCCAGGAGCTCCTCGAAAACTTCCGCCACCCGGCGTCGCAGTACCGCGGCGCGCCGTTCTGGAGTTGGAACGGCCGGCTGGAAGAAGAGGAGCTGCGCCGCCAGATCCGCCAGATGAAAGCCGCCGGGCTCGGCGGATTTTTCATGCACGCCCGGGTCGGATTGAATACGCCGTATCTCAGTGAAAAATGGTTCAACTGCATCAAGGCCTGTATCGACGAAGCCCGGAAGCAGGAGATGAAGGCATATCTGTACGATGAAGACCGCTGGCCGTCCGGTTCCGCCGGCGGCCTGGTCACCGCCGACCGGCAATATTCGCTGCGCATGCTGATCGCCGAAACCTTCCAAGATCCGGCCCGGCTGCAGCCGACGGCGGATACCATCGCCATTTTCCGCGCCCGGCTGGACGGCGACCGCGCGTCGCAGGTTGAACGGCTGGCCGAACTGCCGGACAAACTGGAAACGGGCGAATCGCTGATCCACTTTTACCGCAAACTCCAGGAGCCCAGCCCCTGGCACAACAATTCCAGCTATCTGGATGTACTCAATCCGGAAGCGGTTGAAAAATTCATCGACGTCACCTATGAACCTTACTTCCGGGAAGTCGGCGAACAGTTCGGCAAGGCCTCGCCGGCGATTTTCACCGACGAACCCAATTACGGCGGCGTCAATGTCAATTGCGGCGACAATTGCCGGAGCACGCCGTGGACCGACCGGCTGCCGGAATTGTTCCGGCAGCGTTTCGGCTTTGAGCTGCTCGACCATTTGCCGGAACTGTTCTATCGGGTTGAAGGCGTTCCTTACTCCAGGGCGCTGTATTGCTATATGGAGGAATTGACCACCTTGTTCGTCAATTCCTACAGCAGGCAGATCGGCGAATGGTGCGCCCGCCATCATATCGCTTTCACCGGCCATGTCTTGTGGGAGGACACATTGGATCTGCAGGCCGGTTTCGTCGGCAACTGCATGCGCTTTTATGAGTACATGCAATTGCCGGGCATGGATCAACTGGGAGAATTCTGGCAGATCTTCGACACCGTCAAACAGTTGGCTTCCGCCGCCAGACAATTCGGCCGGCAATGGCGGCTCACCGAGACCTACGGCTGCACCGGCTGGCATTTTCCGTTCGCCGGGCATAAGGCGATCGGCGACTGGCAGACGGTGCTCGGTGTCAACCTGCGCTGCCAGCATCTCGCCTGGTACACGATGGAAGGGGAAGCCAAACGGGATTATCCGGCCGCCATTTCGCGGCAATCGCCGTGGTTCCGCTATTACGGTTTCGTCGAAGATTATTTCGCCCGGCTCAATACGGTACTCAGCGAGGGCCGCGAAATACGCGAAATTCTGGTCATCCATCCGATCGAATCGATGTGGCTGCTGATGGCCGGCGACCGGGAACACAATCCGGCGGTGAAAGCGCTGCAGCACGGCTTTACTGCCACCCGCAATCAACTGCTCGCCAATCATCTCGATTTCGACTACGGCGATGAGGATATCCTGGCCCGGCACGCCGAAGTGGCAATGGTTGACGACCGTCCGGTCTTGCGGGTCGGCCAGGCCACTTACCGCGCCGTGGTCTTGCCGCCGCTGCTCACGCTGCGCAGTTCAACCCTGAAACTGCTGCAGCAATTTCAAGCCGCCGGCGGTCTGATTACCGCCGCCGTCCCGGACCGGTTGCCGGTCTGTCTGGATGCGGAGGAAGATAAATCGTTGCCGGCCACATTGCAGCCGCTGCTGACACCCGATTGGCTGGCGGCACTCAACCTAGTTCGCCGGGTCGCCATCGACGATCCGGCCGGCCGGCCGGCGGAAGTGGTGCTCTATCAGTTGCGCGAGCGGAAGGACGGATTGGCGTTGATGCTCTGCAACACCGGTTTCCCGCACCCGTTCAGCGGGGAAATGGTCGATAAGGTGCGAGCCAGGGAACGCAACCGCGGTTATGAGCGCCTGACGGTGAAAGTCCTGGCTCCGGCAGCCGGAGAATGGCTGGAACTGGATCCGGTCGACGGCCGCACCTATCTGGCCGAAGCCCGGCAAATCCCCGGCGGCTGGGAACTCGCCACCAGTCTGGCCGGCCTGGAAACCCGGTTGTTCCTGCTGGTGCCGGCCGGCAGCGTCAAAGCCGCGCCGCGACCGAACTGGACGGTGCAGCGCCGGGAACCGTTGGCGCCGGCTCACTGGGATTATCAACTCGACGAACCCAATGTCGCCGTCCTCGACTTCGCCCGCTACCGGATTGCCGCCGGCGAGTGGCAGCCGGAAACTTTCATTCTGACCATCGACGACCGTATCCGGCAGGCGATGGACGAACAGCCGCGCGGCGGAGCGATGGTGCAGCCGTGGGCCCGCCAACCGAGCGCCAAACCGCCGGCCGCCATCGAACTTGCCTACCGTTTCCATTGCGATGTGATACCGCACACGCCGGTCTATCTGGCGATGGAACAACCGGAAGCAGCTGAAATTCTTATCAATGGCGTAAAATTGGATCCTGCCCGGAGCGACGGCTTCTGGGTGGATGAATCCCTGAAAAAACTGCCGCTGCCGTCCGGCGCTTTGCGGATCGGTGAAAATTGCTGCACCGTCCGCCTGGCTTATCAGATTGATTGCAGCGGTTTGGAAGCGATGTTTCTGCTCGGCGATTTCGGGGTCCGGACCGCTGGTACGACCAGCACGCTGCTGGCGCCGCCGCCTACGCTGGCCACCGGCGACTGGGTTGCACAGGGCTTGCCCAATTATTCCGGCAATCTCGCTTATTCGCTGGATTGGCAGTACCGGCCGACCGGGGAACGCGTTTTTCTGAAAGCCGGCGATATCGGCGGGACGGCGTTGCGGATTCTGGTCAACGGCCAGACCGTCGGGCTGGTCGGCTGGCCGCCCTATGAATTGGAATTGACGGATGCGCTGCAGCCCGGCCGGAACCGCCTGACGCTAGAAGTGCTCGGTTGCCGCCGCAATTCGCATGGCCCGTTCTACTGGGGCGACCTTTACCTCGAATGGACCGGACCGACCGAAATGAAAGCCTGCGAACGGACTGAGAGGCTGTTGATGCCGTCCGGTTTGCTGACGCCGCCGGAATTGTTGTTCCGGAGCTGA